One genomic window of Mercenaria mercenaria strain notata chromosome 2, MADL_Memer_1, whole genome shotgun sequence includes the following:
- the LOC123562019 gene encoding toll-like receptor 4 yields MDTMQVGKIIFVLVISVLWSDTFSCGPNGKCMCDTLNQMDCSKTKLPIWKICGLITNSSTYNVSVLYLEGNGYQYIQEFDLQGCDELLELYLGGNEITSIEKGSFSNLDRLELLDISENTLTIYDETVEQNDSFPLTMKTLKLNGNWKGNTTTHASYPDLSHLKNLEILYMDGLRDEAVPVTYRKIQMLQTIVFSGLNGHCNISFITNFTFKNLPQIRTLNMCSCNIENIHAGAFEDLTNLEILDLSQNLNLRFRMLRNISYSLQFTKIKLLNFSKVHSTFGLGTQLKMRDLCYFWNTTLTEILLSSNRMQLVETNALILVPETLKIMWTEDNKFTFGPYLLQLGCITNLEEFHGNYQNTAHRPILYDREPSGNFKEMMYDYSDCPYMEINILRNISVRKGNCIFFENDHVEINETWATFPKKLKRVEFIRSNMQYSIPRLLLLPLQKSIEYVDFSGNILHSWIGPIGPFLKLKYLNLSRNYCTHIGLNFFNYIADVEDLQLHDNFLGLMLSDEKKRHAIFDKLANVKVLNLSSNIVSYLPPTVFSKMFKLETLDLSVNNIETWTIDVKTLNSLLHLNLKFNFLNRLPSALRKKLESNTKRLGIQFTLDLRNNTFSANCDDKEFLRWMVKHRNSMLYFDEYIFYDKTSATLSANQFVKDVKNLDEECRSYTLIIVFCSIGISVFLAIVVGGVLYRNIWKLRYLMRLTEIKHFRYKKLHNGPNEPEYFMYDAFISYANEDLRFILDLIIPKLEENEMKLCLHERDFLPGNNIADNILEAIRNSRKTVVILSKEFLKSKWCLYEFNMARMESVYSQEGNNCLLVVMFENVPSGNMSTEMLDWIQSNTYIEYTTEEEGEVIFWENLKEALSE; encoded by the coding sequence ATGGACACAATGCAAGTAGGaaagattatttttgttttggtcatATCTGTTCTTTGGTCAGATACTTTTTCTTGTGGACCAAATGGGAAATGCATGTGTGATACTTTGAATCAGATGGActgttcaaaaacaaaattaccaATATGGAAAATTTGTGGATTAATAACAAATTCATCTACGTACAATGTTTCAGTCCTATATCTTGAAGGGAACGGCTACCAGTACATTCAGGAATTTGACTTACAAGGTTGTGATGAACTTCTTGAGTTGTATCTAGGAGGAAATGAAATAACTTCTATAGAAAAAGGCTCATTTTCCAACCTTGATCGACTCGAGCTACTGGATATAAGTGAAAACACTTTGACTATATATGATGAAACAGTTGAACAAAATGATTCTTTTCCGCTTACAATGAAAACACTTAAATTGAATGGAAACTGGAAAGGAAATACAACTACACATGCATCCTACCCGGATTTATCACATTTAAAAAACCTTGAAATACTGTACATGGATGGCCTGAGAGACGAAGCAGTTCCGGTAACATATCGCAAGATTCAGATGTTGCAAACAATTGTTTTCTCTGGGTTAAATGGACACTGCAATATATCGTTTATTACAAATTTCACGTTTAAAAACCTTCCGCAAATAAGGACACTGAATATGTGTTCATGCAACATTGAAAATATACATGCCGGCGCTTTTGAAGACCTCACAAACTTGGAAATTTTAGATTTGTCTCAGAACTTAAACCTTAGATTTCGCATGTTGAGAAATATTTCATACAGCTTACAGTTCacaaaaatcaaacttttaaacTTCTCTAAGGTGCACAGTACATTTGGTCTAGGAACACAGCTCAAAATGCGGGACCTGTGTTACTTTTGGAATACAACATTGACTGAAATTCTCTTGAGCAGTAATCGAATGCAATTAGTTGAAACAAATGCCCTTATACTTGTtccagaaactttaaaaatcatgtgGACAGAAGACAATAAGTTTACTTTTGGACCATACTTACTACAGCTAGGATGTATAACTAATTTGGAAGAATTTCACGGAAATTACCAAAATACCGCACACAGACCGATTTTATATGATAGAGAACCaagtggaaactttaaagaaatgatgTATGATTATTCCGATTGTCCATATatggaaataaacattttgagAAACATAAGCGTTCGAAAAGGAAATTGCATCTTCTTTGAAAATGACCATGTGGAAATAAATGAAACTTGGGCAACATTCCCAAAGAAATTAAAAAGAGTGGAATTCATACGAAGTAACATGCAATATAGCATACCTCGTTTATTATTACTACCGCTACAAAAATCAATAGAATATGTGGACTTTTCAGGCAACATTCTTCATTCTTGGATAGGACCTATTGGACCATTTCTAAAACTGAAATATCTGAATTTATCTCGCAATTATTGCACACATATTGGATTAAACTTCTTTAACTACATTGCAGACGTTGAAGACCTCCAGCTGCATGACAATTTCCTTGGATTAATGCTTTCAGATGAAAAAAAGAGACATGCTATATTTGATAAGTTAGCGAATGTGAAAGTTTTGAACTTGTCATCAAATATTGTATCGTACCTACCACCAACGgtgttttcaaaaatgttcaaacTGGAGACGCTAGACCTTAGTGTTAATAACATAGAAACTTGGACAATTGATGTGAAAACATTAAACAGCCTGTTGCATTTAAATCTGAAGTTCAACTTTTTAAATAGACTTCCTTCTGCACTAAGAAAAAAACTGGAATCTAATACAAAACGCCTAGGTATACAGTTCACACTTGACCTAAGAAACAATACATTCTCTGCGAATTGTGATgataaagaatttttaagatgGATGGTCAAACACAGAAATAGCATGCTTTACTTCGATGAATACATTTTTTACGACAAAACGAGCGCGACGCTTTCAGCCAACCAATTTGTTAAAGACGTTAAAAACCTTGATGAGGAATGTCGTTCGTACACTCTAATAATAGTTTTTTGTTCAATCGGAATTTCTGTATTTCTTGCAATTGTTGTCGGTGGCGTTCTCTACAGGAATATATGGAAACTCAGATATCTCATGAGATTAACTGAAATCAAACATTTTAGGTATAAAAAACTACATAATGGTCCGAACGAACCTGAATATTTTATGTATGACGCGTTTATATCTTACGCAAATGAAGATTTACGTTTCATTCTTGACCTGATTATTCCAAAACtagaagaaaatgaaatgaagttATGTTTACACGAAAGAGATTTTTTACCTGGAAACAATATTGCCGACAACATTCTGGAGGCTATAAGAAATAGTAGAAAGACTGTTGTTATTCTATCAAAGGAGTTTTTGAAAAGCAAATGGTGCTTATACGAGTTCAACATGGCAAGAATGGAAAGTGTTTACTCACAAGAAGGAAATAATTGTCTTCTCgttgtcatgtttgaaaatgttCCGTCTGGAAATATGTCAACCGAGATGTTGGATTGGATTCAATCCAATACATACATTGAGTATACTACAGAAGAAGAAGGAGAAGTAATATTTTGGGAGAATCTGAAGGAAGCCTTAAGTGAATAA